The following proteins are co-located in the Chaetodon auriga isolate fChaAug3 chromosome 23, fChaAug3.hap1, whole genome shotgun sequence genome:
- the LOC143315898 gene encoding SLAIN motif-containing protein 1-like isoform X3, whose amino-acid sequence MEAAVLNPAMMTEVDCNSNTLNAELEVKKLQELVRKLERQNEQLRTRASGCSGGPHALPPSSAYVLGGAGGYCLPSPLPTLLCHSSFAPPEEPFDYFLPHTGGDGGAEAAEAEDGSEPSVLDELELLDLNSLSCSDDSEETWLYVSSKARESTGDSLTPLQWCRQGLDGPKSEVEAARRSLSLRLEQVSRWRSSLSSPSPSSSPGPPLSRVAGVSTVSASPPAKPCSTPQSSERHAPSLSSPLHPVLHRTLSPVGKELSPVAERTPTFLPHHRNRGLRRSTLSPQSSVDSDLGASEVEDDSIALGYKLQDLTDVQVMARLQEENLRAHRYFSFINPRRSKTGLRQHIISPGQPPQPELHLPAQPAQRRPRPGGGRRGGRRRLRPPAPAAATPHPAAALPHLLQHSRLAKKHKFPVHPSFHPLHPSVPFRWVRHSTSVPGTGTGTGTGQPLRSRAAGLQTRISQSFDSSSGLTRLQSSIPSPGQLQNRVQSVGNFASLSRQPLKATAYVSPTIKGSASMPTSTSLQSLNCSSGGNSGVGSGIPLLSKAAGGGGTPTSTPTTPRSSLPRPASFVGTTSSTPRSKVAQPARSLLTPPKSLSTLSALRDSTWRDGCY is encoded by the exons ATGGAGGCAGCGGTACTGAACCCCGCGATGATGACCGAGGTGGACTGCAACAGCAACACCCTGAACGCCGAGCTGGAGgtgaagaagctgcaggagctggtGCGGAAACTGGAGCGGCAGAACGAGCAGCTGCGGACGCGGGCGAGCGGCTGCTCAGGCGGGCCGCATGCGCTGCCTCCATCCTCGGCGTACGTGCTCGGCGGCGCCGGTGGATACTGCCTCCCCAGCCCGCTGCCCACCCTGCTGTGTCACTCGTCCTTCGCGCCCCCCGAGGAGCCTTTTGACTATTTCCTCCCGCACACCGGCGGCGATGGAGGGGCAGAGGCGGCGGAAGCGGAGGACGGATCCGAGCCGTCGGTTCTGGATGAGCTGGAACTTTTGGACTTGAATTCTTTGTCCTGCTCAGACGACTCCGAGGAAACATG GTTGTACGTGTCCTCAAAAGCTCGAGAGTCCACGGGCGACTCCCTCACACCTCTGCAGTGGTGCCGGCAGGGTCTGGACGGCCCCAAATCCGAGGTGGAGGCCGCCAGGCGATCGCTGTCCCTCCGACTGGAACAAG TCTCCAGGTGGCGTAGCTCCCTCTCTAgcccttctccctcctcctcccctggcCCTCCTCTGAGCCGGGTGGCCGGAGTGTCAACCGTCAGTGCTTCACCTCCAGCCAAACCCTGCTCCACCCCCCAGTCTTCTGAAAGACACG ctccgTCCCTCTCCTCCCCGCTCCACCCGGTCCTCCATCGCACGCTGAGTCCCGTAGGGAAGGAGCTCTCCCCTGTAGCTGAAAGGACTCCCACGTTCCTCCCTCACCACCGCA ACCGCGGCCTCCGGCGCTCGACCCTCAGTCCCCAGTCGTCCGTGGACAGCGACCTCGGTGCCTCAGAGGTGGAGGACGACTCCATCGCTCTGGGATACAAACTGCAAGACCTCACTGACGTCCAGGTTATGGCCCGActgcaggaggaga ATCTCAGAGCTCATCGCTACTTCAGCTTCATTAACCCCAGGAG GTCTAAGACAGGACTACGCCAGCACATCATCAGTCCTGGCCAACCGCCGCAGCCAGAGCTTCACCTTCCAGCTCAGCCAGCTCAGCGCCGGCCCcgacctggaggaggaagacgaggaggacgaCGAAGACTACGGCCTCCTGCCCCCGCCGCAGCCACGCCTCACCCGGCTGCCGCACTCCCACACCTTCTCCAGCATTCGAGACTGGCGAAGAAGCACAAGTTCCCTGTCCACCCCTCcttccaccccctccacccctccgtACCCTTCCGCTGGGTTCGCCATTCAACCTCAGTCCCCGGGACTGGGACTGGGACTGGGACTGGGCAGCCTCTGCGCAGCCGAGCCGCAGGGCTTCAGACCAGGATCAG CCAGAGTTTTGATTCGTCCAGTGGGCTGACTCGACTGCAGTCCTCCA TCCCCTCCCCAGGCCAGCTGCAGAACAGGGTCCAGAGCGTCGGGAACTTCGCCTCGTTATCACGGCAGCCGCTGAAAGCCACCGCCTACGTCAGTCCCACCATCAAGGGCTCGGCCTCAATGCCAACCTCCACCAGCCTCCAGTCTCTGAACTGCAGCAGCGGGGGGAACAGCGGGGTGGGCAGTGGGATCCCTCTTCTCAGTAAAGCGGCTGGTGGAGGGGGGACGCCCACTTCCACCCCGACCACCCCCCGCAGCAGCCTGCCCCGCCCCGCCTCCTTTGTTGGCACCACAAGCTCCACCCCCCGCAGCAAGGTGGCCCAACCAGCACGAAG tTTACTGACACCTCCAAAGAGCTTGTCCACCCTCAGTGCCCTTCGTGACAGCACCTGGAGAGACGGCTGCTACTGA
- the LOC143315898 gene encoding SLAIN motif-containing protein 1-like isoform X2: MEAAVLNPAMMTEVDCNSNTLNAELEVKKLQELVRKLERQNEQLRTRASGCSGGPHALPPSSAYVLGGAGGYCLPSPLPTLLCHSSFAPPEEPFDYFLPHTGGDGGAEAAEAEDGSEPSVLDELELLDLNSLSCSDDSEETWLYVSSKARESTGDSLTPLQWCRQGLDGPKSEVEAARRSLSLRLEQVSRWRSSLSSPSPSSSPGPPLSRVAGVSTVSASPPAKPCSTPQSSERHAPSLSSPLHPVLHRTLSPVGKELSPVAERTPTFLPHHRNRGLRRSTLSPQSSVDSDLGASEVEDDSIALGYKLQDLTDVQVMARLQEESLRQDYASTSSVLANRRSQSFTFQLSQLSAGPDLEEEDEEDDEDYGLLPPPQPRLTRLPHSHTFSSIRDWRRSTSSLSTPPSTPSTPPYPSAGFAIQPQSPGLGLGLGLGSLCAAEPQGFRPGSDKLRRSMPNLVRAPSMPSVPIPTNPSASPCLLRNSQSFDSSSGLTRLQSSIPSPGQLQNRVQSVGNFASLSRQPLKATAYVSPTIKGSASMPTSTSLQSLNCSSGGNSGVGSGIPLLSKAAGGGGTPTSTPTTPRSSLPRPASFVGTTSSTPRSKVAQPARSLLTPPKSLSTLSALRDSTWRDGCY; this comes from the exons ATGGAGGCAGCGGTACTGAACCCCGCGATGATGACCGAGGTGGACTGCAACAGCAACACCCTGAACGCCGAGCTGGAGgtgaagaagctgcaggagctggtGCGGAAACTGGAGCGGCAGAACGAGCAGCTGCGGACGCGGGCGAGCGGCTGCTCAGGCGGGCCGCATGCGCTGCCTCCATCCTCGGCGTACGTGCTCGGCGGCGCCGGTGGATACTGCCTCCCCAGCCCGCTGCCCACCCTGCTGTGTCACTCGTCCTTCGCGCCCCCCGAGGAGCCTTTTGACTATTTCCTCCCGCACACCGGCGGCGATGGAGGGGCAGAGGCGGCGGAAGCGGAGGACGGATCCGAGCCGTCGGTTCTGGATGAGCTGGAACTTTTGGACTTGAATTCTTTGTCCTGCTCAGACGACTCCGAGGAAACATG GTTGTACGTGTCCTCAAAAGCTCGAGAGTCCACGGGCGACTCCCTCACACCTCTGCAGTGGTGCCGGCAGGGTCTGGACGGCCCCAAATCCGAGGTGGAGGCCGCCAGGCGATCGCTGTCCCTCCGACTGGAACAAG TCTCCAGGTGGCGTAGCTCCCTCTCTAgcccttctccctcctcctcccctggcCCTCCTCTGAGCCGGGTGGCCGGAGTGTCAACCGTCAGTGCTTCACCTCCAGCCAAACCCTGCTCCACCCCCCAGTCTTCTGAAAGACACG ctccgTCCCTCTCCTCCCCGCTCCACCCGGTCCTCCATCGCACGCTGAGTCCCGTAGGGAAGGAGCTCTCCCCTGTAGCTGAAAGGACTCCCACGTTCCTCCCTCACCACCGCA ACCGCGGCCTCCGGCGCTCGACCCTCAGTCCCCAGTCGTCCGTGGACAGCGACCTCGGTGCCTCAGAGGTGGAGGACGACTCCATCGCTCTGGGATACAAACTGCAAGACCTCACTGACGTCCAGGTTATGGCCCGActgcaggaggaga GTCTAAGACAGGACTACGCCAGCACATCATCAGTCCTGGCCAACCGCCGCAGCCAGAGCTTCACCTTCCAGCTCAGCCAGCTCAGCGCCGGCCCcgacctggaggaggaagacgaggaggacgaCGAAGACTACGGCCTCCTGCCCCCGCCGCAGCCACGCCTCACCCGGCTGCCGCACTCCCACACCTTCTCCAGCATTCGAGACTGGCGAAGAAGCACAAGTTCCCTGTCCACCCCTCcttccaccccctccacccctccgtACCCTTCCGCTGGGTTCGCCATTCAACCTCAGTCCCCGGGACTGGGACTGGGACTGGGACTGGGCAGCCTCTGCGCAGCCGAGCCGCAGGGCTTCAGACCAGGATCAG aTAAGCTGCGGAGGAGCATGCCTAACCTTGTCAGAGCTCCCAGCATGCCTAGTGTGCCCATTCCAACCAATCCTAGTGCTTCCCCTTGTTTGCTTCGTAACAGCCAGAGTTTTGATTCGTCCAGTGGGCTGACTCGACTGCAGTCCTCCA TCCCCTCCCCAGGCCAGCTGCAGAACAGGGTCCAGAGCGTCGGGAACTTCGCCTCGTTATCACGGCAGCCGCTGAAAGCCACCGCCTACGTCAGTCCCACCATCAAGGGCTCGGCCTCAATGCCAACCTCCACCAGCCTCCAGTCTCTGAACTGCAGCAGCGGGGGGAACAGCGGGGTGGGCAGTGGGATCCCTCTTCTCAGTAAAGCGGCTGGTGGAGGGGGGACGCCCACTTCCACCCCGACCACCCCCCGCAGCAGCCTGCCCCGCCCCGCCTCCTTTGTTGGCACCACAAGCTCCACCCCCCGCAGCAAGGTGGCCCAACCAGCACGAAG tTTACTGACACCTCCAAAGAGCTTGTCCACCCTCAGTGCCCTTCGTGACAGCACCTGGAGAGACGGCTGCTACTGA
- the LOC143315898 gene encoding SLAIN motif-containing protein 1-like isoform X4 — protein sequence MEAAVLNPAMMTEVDCNSNTLNAELEVKKLQELVRKLERQNEQLRTRASGCSGGPHALPPSSAYVLGGAGGYCLPSPLPTLLCHSSFAPPEEPFDYFLPHTGGDGGAEAAEAEDGSEPSVLDELELLDLNSLSCSDDSEETWLYVSSKARESTGDSLTPLQWCRQGLDGPKSEVEAARRSLSLRLEQDRGLRRSTLSPQSSVDSDLGASEVEDDSIALGYKLQDLTDVQVMARLQEESLRQDYASTSSVLANRRSQSFTFQLSQLSAGPDLEEEDEEDDEDYGLLPPPQPRLTRLPHSHTFSSIRDWRRSTSSLSTPPSTPSTPPYPSAGFAIQPQSPGLGLGLGLGSLCAAEPQGFRPGSAEFENKLRRSMPNLVRAPSMPSVPIPTNPSASPCLLRNSQSFDSSSGLTRLQSSIPSPGQLQNRVQSVGNFASLSRQPLKATAYVSPTIKGSASMPTSTSLQSLNCSSGGNSGVGSGIPLLSKAAGGGGTPTSTPTTPRSSLPRPASFVGTTSSTPRSKVAQPARSLLTPPKSLSTLSALRDSTWRDGCY from the exons ATGGAGGCAGCGGTACTGAACCCCGCGATGATGACCGAGGTGGACTGCAACAGCAACACCCTGAACGCCGAGCTGGAGgtgaagaagctgcaggagctggtGCGGAAACTGGAGCGGCAGAACGAGCAGCTGCGGACGCGGGCGAGCGGCTGCTCAGGCGGGCCGCATGCGCTGCCTCCATCCTCGGCGTACGTGCTCGGCGGCGCCGGTGGATACTGCCTCCCCAGCCCGCTGCCCACCCTGCTGTGTCACTCGTCCTTCGCGCCCCCCGAGGAGCCTTTTGACTATTTCCTCCCGCACACCGGCGGCGATGGAGGGGCAGAGGCGGCGGAAGCGGAGGACGGATCCGAGCCGTCGGTTCTGGATGAGCTGGAACTTTTGGACTTGAATTCTTTGTCCTGCTCAGACGACTCCGAGGAAACATG GTTGTACGTGTCCTCAAAAGCTCGAGAGTCCACGGGCGACTCCCTCACACCTCTGCAGTGGTGCCGGCAGGGTCTGGACGGCCCCAAATCCGAGGTGGAGGCCGCCAGGCGATCGCTGTCCCTCCGACTGGAACAAG ACCGCGGCCTCCGGCGCTCGACCCTCAGTCCCCAGTCGTCCGTGGACAGCGACCTCGGTGCCTCAGAGGTGGAGGACGACTCCATCGCTCTGGGATACAAACTGCAAGACCTCACTGACGTCCAGGTTATGGCCCGActgcaggaggaga GTCTAAGACAGGACTACGCCAGCACATCATCAGTCCTGGCCAACCGCCGCAGCCAGAGCTTCACCTTCCAGCTCAGCCAGCTCAGCGCCGGCCCcgacctggaggaggaagacgaggaggacgaCGAAGACTACGGCCTCCTGCCCCCGCCGCAGCCACGCCTCACCCGGCTGCCGCACTCCCACACCTTCTCCAGCATTCGAGACTGGCGAAGAAGCACAAGTTCCCTGTCCACCCCTCcttccaccccctccacccctccgtACCCTTCCGCTGGGTTCGCCATTCAACCTCAGTCCCCGGGACTGGGACTGGGACTGGGACTGGGCAGCCTCTGCGCAGCCGAGCCGCAGGGCTTCAGACCAGGATCAG CCGAATTTGAGA aTAAGCTGCGGAGGAGCATGCCTAACCTTGTCAGAGCTCCCAGCATGCCTAGTGTGCCCATTCCAACCAATCCTAGTGCTTCCCCTTGTTTGCTTCGTAACAGCCAGAGTTTTGATTCGTCCAGTGGGCTGACTCGACTGCAGTCCTCCA TCCCCTCCCCAGGCCAGCTGCAGAACAGGGTCCAGAGCGTCGGGAACTTCGCCTCGTTATCACGGCAGCCGCTGAAAGCCACCGCCTACGTCAGTCCCACCATCAAGGGCTCGGCCTCAATGCCAACCTCCACCAGCCTCCAGTCTCTGAACTGCAGCAGCGGGGGGAACAGCGGGGTGGGCAGTGGGATCCCTCTTCTCAGTAAAGCGGCTGGTGGAGGGGGGACGCCCACTTCCACCCCGACCACCCCCCGCAGCAGCCTGCCCCGCCCCGCCTCCTTTGTTGGCACCACAAGCTCCACCCCCCGCAGCAAGGTGGCCCAACCAGCACGAAG tTTACTGACACCTCCAAAGAGCTTGTCCACCCTCAGTGCCCTTCGTGACAGCACCTGGAGAGACGGCTGCTACTGA
- the LOC143315898 gene encoding SLAIN motif-containing protein 1-like isoform X1 produces the protein MEAAVLNPAMMTEVDCNSNTLNAELEVKKLQELVRKLERQNEQLRTRASGCSGGPHALPPSSAYVLGGAGGYCLPSPLPTLLCHSSFAPPEEPFDYFLPHTGGDGGAEAAEAEDGSEPSVLDELELLDLNSLSCSDDSEETWLYVSSKARESTGDSLTPLQWCRQGLDGPKSEVEAARRSLSLRLEQVSRWRSSLSSPSPSSSPGPPLSRVAGVSTVSASPPAKPCSTPQSSERHAPSLSSPLHPVLHRTLSPVGKELSPVAERTPTFLPHHRNRGLRRSTLSPQSSVDSDLGASEVEDDSIALGYKLQDLTDVQVMARLQEESLRQDYASTSSVLANRRSQSFTFQLSQLSAGPDLEEEDEEDDEDYGLLPPPQPRLTRLPHSHTFSSIRDWRRSTSSLSTPPSTPSTPPYPSAGFAIQPQSPGLGLGLGLGSLCAAEPQGFRPGSAEFENKLRRSMPNLVRAPSMPSVPIPTNPSASPCLLRNSQSFDSSSGLTRLQSSIPSPGQLQNRVQSVGNFASLSRQPLKATAYVSPTIKGSASMPTSTSLQSLNCSSGGNSGVGSGIPLLSKAAGGGGTPTSTPTTPRSSLPRPASFVGTTSSTPRSKVAQPARSLLTPPKSLSTLSALRDSTWRDGCY, from the exons ATGGAGGCAGCGGTACTGAACCCCGCGATGATGACCGAGGTGGACTGCAACAGCAACACCCTGAACGCCGAGCTGGAGgtgaagaagctgcaggagctggtGCGGAAACTGGAGCGGCAGAACGAGCAGCTGCGGACGCGGGCGAGCGGCTGCTCAGGCGGGCCGCATGCGCTGCCTCCATCCTCGGCGTACGTGCTCGGCGGCGCCGGTGGATACTGCCTCCCCAGCCCGCTGCCCACCCTGCTGTGTCACTCGTCCTTCGCGCCCCCCGAGGAGCCTTTTGACTATTTCCTCCCGCACACCGGCGGCGATGGAGGGGCAGAGGCGGCGGAAGCGGAGGACGGATCCGAGCCGTCGGTTCTGGATGAGCTGGAACTTTTGGACTTGAATTCTTTGTCCTGCTCAGACGACTCCGAGGAAACATG GTTGTACGTGTCCTCAAAAGCTCGAGAGTCCACGGGCGACTCCCTCACACCTCTGCAGTGGTGCCGGCAGGGTCTGGACGGCCCCAAATCCGAGGTGGAGGCCGCCAGGCGATCGCTGTCCCTCCGACTGGAACAAG TCTCCAGGTGGCGTAGCTCCCTCTCTAgcccttctccctcctcctcccctggcCCTCCTCTGAGCCGGGTGGCCGGAGTGTCAACCGTCAGTGCTTCACCTCCAGCCAAACCCTGCTCCACCCCCCAGTCTTCTGAAAGACACG ctccgTCCCTCTCCTCCCCGCTCCACCCGGTCCTCCATCGCACGCTGAGTCCCGTAGGGAAGGAGCTCTCCCCTGTAGCTGAAAGGACTCCCACGTTCCTCCCTCACCACCGCA ACCGCGGCCTCCGGCGCTCGACCCTCAGTCCCCAGTCGTCCGTGGACAGCGACCTCGGTGCCTCAGAGGTGGAGGACGACTCCATCGCTCTGGGATACAAACTGCAAGACCTCACTGACGTCCAGGTTATGGCCCGActgcaggaggaga GTCTAAGACAGGACTACGCCAGCACATCATCAGTCCTGGCCAACCGCCGCAGCCAGAGCTTCACCTTCCAGCTCAGCCAGCTCAGCGCCGGCCCcgacctggaggaggaagacgaggaggacgaCGAAGACTACGGCCTCCTGCCCCCGCCGCAGCCACGCCTCACCCGGCTGCCGCACTCCCACACCTTCTCCAGCATTCGAGACTGGCGAAGAAGCACAAGTTCCCTGTCCACCCCTCcttccaccccctccacccctccgtACCCTTCCGCTGGGTTCGCCATTCAACCTCAGTCCCCGGGACTGGGACTGGGACTGGGACTGGGCAGCCTCTGCGCAGCCGAGCCGCAGGGCTTCAGACCAGGATCAG CCGAATTTGAGA aTAAGCTGCGGAGGAGCATGCCTAACCTTGTCAGAGCTCCCAGCATGCCTAGTGTGCCCATTCCAACCAATCCTAGTGCTTCCCCTTGTTTGCTTCGTAACAGCCAGAGTTTTGATTCGTCCAGTGGGCTGACTCGACTGCAGTCCTCCA TCCCCTCCCCAGGCCAGCTGCAGAACAGGGTCCAGAGCGTCGGGAACTTCGCCTCGTTATCACGGCAGCCGCTGAAAGCCACCGCCTACGTCAGTCCCACCATCAAGGGCTCGGCCTCAATGCCAACCTCCACCAGCCTCCAGTCTCTGAACTGCAGCAGCGGGGGGAACAGCGGGGTGGGCAGTGGGATCCCTCTTCTCAGTAAAGCGGCTGGTGGAGGGGGGACGCCCACTTCCACCCCGACCACCCCCCGCAGCAGCCTGCCCCGCCCCGCCTCCTTTGTTGGCACCACAAGCTCCACCCCCCGCAGCAAGGTGGCCCAACCAGCACGAAG tTTACTGACACCTCCAAAGAGCTTGTCCACCCTCAGTGCCCTTCGTGACAGCACCTGGAGAGACGGCTGCTACTGA